ataaatGTACAGAAATAATAAATTCATCATGTTATATCATatcataaataaacattatattaaaaaagatgatttttactagtaagaagttcTCAACTAtatgtaagaaattaattatagacaGAGTATCTGTAACAGCGTTTGAACAGGAATGATTGACAGATAACTgagaaattctactagtgaaaatgcagttacagacaTTAGTAATGAtcttttttactagttgaaattacaatttttatatcaagaatgggtatttccgtGAGTGATTACATCATTTTCGATATCAagaatgaatgtttttactagtgcaaatgtatttacttatatcaagaattagcattttcactagtgaataTAGAATTATCTATTTATCTGATTTGTAGTTTAAAACCTaaacttatttttgtcaaatgttttgcttgaaaaatcaGCTTGttatcattcataaaaaaataaaaaaaaataaataaataaaaaaacatgatttgctATGATTTTTTTCCTACCTAGATCAATGAGATtcctacatttttaagtgtgacttacatgtccaaatactttttggggccactgagcTCATGTAATGTGACTGCATGAGGAAAAATGTCCCTTGTATTTCCTAAACGCACTCTTGCGTGACCTTGGTCAAGCTGTGTGTTAAGGACCATTGTTGGGAGCTTATCAGTTATACAGTTACCTACTGCATAAtcccccaaaaatattttttattaatagctTATGATCACAACAGAGTAAAGAATCGGTACCCACCGTGGCACAAAGGTTAGTGTTACCTTAATCCTCTTGATTTCAACAAATACAGCAACatctaattaaataatttaaaatcagtcaaTCAAATTAATAATATGCAATAATATGCCTTTATAACATATGGCGAGAAAAGCAAGCATATTATATAAGCTGTTATGTGTGTGGAATGTATTATAGTATAACATCGAAACACATTAACATTGGTACCCTAGCAAGCAGGCCTGTTTAGACGTaggcagatgacagtgagtgctGGCGTATCAGTGAGCAAATTTAGCATTCCCCATTGAAAACTCTCTTTCTGCCTATCTGTCTATATTTATATTTCCCTTTATTTTTATCCCATATTTACCCCTTCTTTTTCACTTGAACTCTTTAGGCTGGTAGATACTGCAGGATGTGCTGTGCGATCAGGTTGGGGTCATAGGTCAGCGCTCTGCGTTTGCGGCTGTGTTTTTGAGGGGGTGGCTGGTCAGTGTCTATGCGTTTCATTCTCTGCAGGCCGACATGTGGTGTTCTGTTGCTCTGCACTATGACCCCTTCATCATCGAAGTCATCGTCAAGCCTTTTCACTCTCAACAGTGAGGCCTCTGCCTGGGTGGAGGGGACGGGGGCGGAGTCCAGGGAGCGACGAGCTCGTTTTAGGACGGAGCCTCCAGCTTTCTCCAAGCTGGTCACGGCTCCCAGGTCCCGTTTAGCACGCTGGTTTGAGGAGCCTGCCTGGTTTCCACCCGATGCCAAACTGGAGAGGATTTTCTCAACGAGGTACCTTTatgcaaagaaagaaaaatgttacattttaatgcaaaaaatgtaaaacaatttttttttaaatgatttcaattttacatttagTTCCTGTACTAAAAAGatgtagtatttaaaaaaaaaattcaacaatgaCCCTAACGCAGTAGGAGGGTTAAAATGATCTACTGGAGCAATCATTATACATTTGCCACATAGAGCTTTTATTGAAATTCAacattacagtaaatatttaccCTATTTACTTGCTAAAATAAGTTGCTGTAGTTATTGTACATAATTTATTGGTGCATGCATGTAATACCAAATAAaaagtttgtcttcataatcttttatcACAATcaaaaacaaccaatcacaaCCCCTTCCATCTGGCatgtaatgcccacttttcacaatccaatcaattcccaatggagtACTATTCTTAATTTCCCCCCCTGCTGTTtcaatatcctgtttccctcGGAAATAGATCAGATTACAGAAATGGTTTGTGAACAGTGCTTCATGTTTGCTTAAATGTGAGGTGTGTAATTTTTCTTATGTAAAACTACTTTCTCCAGattaatattcagagacaacaataagaaaggcattcgtaggttgattttgCTGAAAAGTGTTTACACTGTggagctcaaccaatggcatgagttaggGGCAGGACTAGATCgctttgtccaaccaatggcggACAGAGggtgtgttcaggaaacctgcttgaaaacaatcattgttttgataattttgtttggtgacactagatGCACAGAAATCATACACTTCACATTGAACTTGTGTTTAACCAATAACATTCccttaaaagaatgttccagctttaatacaagttaagctcaatcgacagcatttgttacaTAATGTTGATGATCACAAATCATAATTTAGACTCCTCCCtggtttacaaaaaaaacaaaacaaaaaaaaagcaaaaatctgagttacagtactTACAGTacaaggtacttacaatggaagtgaatggggctagttgataaacatcaaaatacatcaaaagtatagccataaaacacaaacattatacacattaacatgaatttagtgtgataaaattgcttactaaccaaaATTGTGGAAAGTtacatccaatattacaactttgttgtcatgacgacgtagtagccggtaaaccctgtaattccAGTtggcgattttatcacactaaagtcatgttaacacgtataatgtcttggttatacctttgaaacaatgcattttaatgttaatggactggTCCCATTGACTTCAATTGTAAATGCCTTACACCATGATTTTTTGCTGATGAGTCTAacaaaatttttgtggtaatcaacattatgccacaaatgccatttattgagcttaacttgtattaaactctgaacattcctttaatagcaATACATCATTCGTACATTATTCATAAAAGCTCAACACAGTGACATACTGTCAGGTTTTGGTTACCTAAGCATCTCTTGGTCTTTGTCCTGCTCCCTCTCTGGAATCCTGTTGGTGGTTGGAGCAAGTCCAGCCTGCATCAGTCTCTCCTGCTTGTAGCTGTTGAGTAAGGCCTGAGTAAGCTGAGGATCCAGAAGGCCTTGCCATGATGCCTGAGGCTTAGCCATGCTCACAGCCTGCTCGGTCTCATCATAGTCTGGAGGGTATGGTCCCTGGAAATCCCCTTCATCCTCCTGCTCCTCTACTGGTTTGACCTGTCCGTTATTTTGGGCCTCGAGGAGACGCATCAATGAAGCCAGATAAGCTGCCTCCTGTTCTCGCCTCTGGTCGTTTTCCACCATTCGCTGGAGGGCTTGTCCAAGACCTTGAGCTCTCAAGGCCTCTGGTTTGTAGTACAGATCACTCCGATCCTTGAAGTCAGCTCCAGGGTATGACATCATCTGGGCCTCATAGGGCACTGAATCGCGGAGGTCCCTTCGAAGACGGACTCCACCTGCCTGGCTGTCGAAGTTGTGACCGCCCCCATGCATGGTGGAGAGAGGCTGGgaaatacagagacagagagacagagtcaGCTGattgtgagaatttttttttttgtaaagtcaAAAGTGAGCTGATCGGTGATATATGTTGCTTTCCTCACCAAAACTTGAGTTTTGAATacgagttttgtggcttttactcCATTatacactgtgtaacaaaattattattatttttgctcatcttgataaattcaaggagaacatgggagcatactcagtggagcaaggcgagcgcttccatcaggatatactggactttgaacgccgctaccaaggacagtataatgagaacatgatgggagactacatttgggggctaaTTCGTGAAAGTGATACGATGTATACGATCagttttgtttttccatttagcactacccttcaaaagctacatatTAGATATTTACAGTacgtatattccacaagacaaaataataattgaaacaaAGATTCAGATCTGTTAGATATGTAAATATCCgttatgtcaaataaataaaaataaaagatttaaataaaaagatttttatgatccaactttgtttttttttaaataacatcttGCACATTCTGGAAGGGGAATGCAAACTTGACTATCAcagaattaatatatttttttaatattataacttTTTTGATTCCAAGAAAATATTCTAGAAATGTATCACTCTTATTAATTTCTGTTTGAGgatatacaaaaaaattaaagcacaTACAGTAACACAAGTGTCCAGGATTTCATACCCTTCAACaaaataatgcatgttttatGTAGCTCCTTGCCGTTGTTGTGGACTATGCAGTTACTAGTCTTAGTGTACAGCAGAAAAACAAggatctgttttttgtttttttctcataaaAATAACTCAAAGCACTGGGCATCTATTTTATTTGAAAACCTATAAGTGACCTATCAAGGTCCTCATTTAACAttaattatgtttaattaatGTAACTATAAGAATTCTTGCAGAACACCAAACTCCTCTGTTCCATCTTTAAATCTAAATTAGAATGGAGGGAGATTGGTAGCACGTGCAGATTTTATGGTGGATTTGTACATTCTGAAGCCTTTGgtagcacacaaaaacacaaatctCCCAGTGCAATTTCCTATGACACTTCACTAATCATTCATGCATTTGACACAGTGCAGCCATATTTCATTCAGAAGTGTTAGTAAGCATATTTTCCTCTCCTTTCATCTGTGCTCCTGTCAACACCTCTCCATCCTCAATGAGTCAGAGCTTCcattacactcacacacagaatCTAATCATCTCGCCACCCACACCACCTTTATTGAGAAGAAAAGAAAGATGCTTCTGTAGAACCTGAAATCACTCGAGGTTGCATGGCAAGCACATTCTGACAGCATGAATAACCAGCTCTTCTTTGGGTGTATTAGTTCTGTCACCAGCACTGATAGAAGACCTGTGTTTCTCTGCTTGCGCTGTACTGCCACTGATTTATTGTTTAGAATTCTGAATCTCTTTCCCTATTCATGTTGGCCATT
This sequence is a window from Myxocyprinus asiaticus isolate MX2 ecotype Aquarium Trade chromosome 33, UBuf_Myxa_2, whole genome shotgun sequence. Protein-coding genes within it:
- the LOC127424435 gene encoding uncharacterized protein LOC127424435, producing MSGLLTSSVLLIFSLMLFQILTPEAKPLSTMHGGGHNFDSQAGGVRLRRDLRDSVPYEAQMMSYPGADFKDRSDLYYKPEALRAQGLGQALQRMVENDQRREQEAAYLASLMRLLEAQNNGQVKPVEEQEDEGDFQGPYPPDYDETEQAVSMAKPQASWQGLLDPQLTQALLNSYKQERLMQAGLAPTTNRIPEREQDKDQEMLRYLVEKILSSLASGGNQAGSSNQRAKRDLGAVTSLEKAGGSVLKRARRSLDSAPVPSTQAEASLLRVKRLDDDFDDEGVIVQSNRTPHVGLQRMKRIDTDQPPPQKHSRKRRALTYDPNLIAQHILQYLPA